A genomic segment from Pseudoduganella chitinolytica encodes:
- a CDS encoding pyridoxal phosphate-dependent aminotransferase, with product MKLAERTTKIAPPGTSRMRTIANELKEQGAHVINFAAGELDVDTLDIVKEGARQAIDKGRNIYTPALGTPALRKQLAALVSRHTGTDYAQGEVGLTAGAKQALYNAAMVLLDPDDEVIIPNPYWVTFPTQVELAGARPVFVETRPHGYKLLASVVEEAITPKTKVIIINSPNNPTGVMYDAAELAKIAALALAKDIWIVFDECYASLVRSGHRHEHLLALEPRLKDRLVIVNSFSKSHALTGWRLGYVAAPAPVVKAMENLQGHTTSNPSSVAQYAISHALEHDDGQFIARVNTMLDERLRRALAIVARMPAVTVAPAQGAFYLFLDVSAHLGKSLDGTTVADVDQFCELALRSAQIALVSGAAFGDPTSVRISYAISTDDVVEGLERLLTLLERLR from the coding sequence ATGAAACTCGCCGAACGCACAACAAAAATAGCTCCGCCAGGCACGTCCAGGATGCGCACGATCGCCAACGAACTGAAAGAGCAGGGCGCCCACGTCATCAACTTCGCCGCGGGCGAACTCGATGTCGACACGCTCGACATCGTCAAGGAAGGCGCCCGCCAGGCCATCGACAAGGGCCGCAACATCTACACGCCAGCGCTGGGCACGCCGGCGCTGCGCAAGCAGCTGGCCGCGCTGGTGTCGCGCCACACGGGCACCGACTACGCCCAGGGTGAAGTCGGCCTGACGGCCGGTGCCAAGCAGGCGCTGTACAACGCCGCCATGGTGCTGCTGGACCCGGACGACGAAGTGATCATTCCGAATCCCTACTGGGTCACGTTCCCCACGCAGGTGGAGCTGGCCGGGGCCCGGCCCGTGTTTGTCGAAACCCGGCCGCACGGCTACAAGCTGCTGGCCAGTGTCGTCGAGGAAGCCATCACCCCGAAGACCAAGGTCATCATCATCAATTCCCCCAACAACCCGACCGGCGTGATGTACGACGCCGCCGAACTGGCGAAGATCGCCGCGCTGGCGCTGGCAAAGGATATCTGGATCGTGTTCGACGAGTGCTATGCGTCGCTGGTCCGCTCGGGCCACCGCCACGAGCACCTGCTGGCACTCGAGCCGCGCCTGAAGGACCGCCTCGTCATCGTCAACTCGTTCTCCAAGAGCCACGCACTGACCGGCTGGCGGCTGGGTTACGTGGCGGCGCCGGCGCCGGTCGTCAAGGCGATGGAAAACCTGCAGGGCCACACGACCTCCAACCCCAGCAGCGTCGCGCAATACGCGATCAGCCACGCACTGGAGCACGACGACGGCCAGTTCATCGCCCGGGTCAACACCATGCTGGACGAACGGCTGCGCCGGGCGCTGGCTATCGTGGCACGCATGCCCGCGGTGACGGTGGCGCCCGCGCAGGGCGCGTTCTACCTGTTCCTGGACGTCTCGGCCCACCTGGGCAAGTCGCTCGACGGCACCACCGTCGCCGACGTCGACCAGTTCTGCGAGCTGGCATTGCGCTCGGCGCAGATCGCGCTGGTGTCCGGTGCCGCGTTCGGCGATCCGACCAGCGTGCGGATCTCCTATGCCATCAGCACGGACGACGTCGTCGAAGGGCTGGAGCGCCTTCTGACGCTGCTGGAGCGGCTGCGCTAG
- a CDS encoding CDP-glycerol glycerophosphotransferase family protein yields MFNRIFSLAPGFFDGGATQALLYLDPGTGSLLFSVILGIASTAYFVARDVLYRLASSIKVLLSGRQGAQTGADPTVEHPVVFFSEGRQYQSTFRPLLRQMAERGLPCLYLSNDADDPLLALRDDPAYPLLQVQFIGSGHLAWARMRTLRARLVCMTTPGLDVLQLRRSPHVRHYMHVVHSPTDKSFNRTYSFDFFDSVLINGPHQERVLRALEQLRGRKAKALYNAGCLYYDSLLPKYQAAQQAVDSARAQAPGRPLRVLVAPTWGKNGLLARFGAALIAQAARADVEVVVRPHPQSRVSESELLERVQRETAALPNCSWDASPDAVAAMAGADILISDISGIVFDFAFLTGRPVLTLDFPIDKRGFEAMDLPFEPWELAILDRIGRRIGMDDMAGLADILAREAADGTRAQQIRRLRDEYVCNFGCASAAAVDEIARLADLRPHVSQAAVVAPPFAAAVPAGR; encoded by the coding sequence ATGTTCAATCGCATTTTTTCGTTGGCGCCGGGCTTCTTCGACGGCGGGGCGACCCAGGCACTGCTGTATCTCGATCCGGGCACGGGCAGCCTGCTGTTTTCCGTCATCCTGGGCATAGCCAGTACCGCCTATTTTGTCGCCCGCGACGTGCTGTACCGTCTCGCCAGCAGCATCAAGGTCCTGCTGTCCGGGCGCCAGGGGGCGCAGACCGGCGCCGATCCAACGGTGGAGCACCCGGTGGTGTTCTTCAGCGAGGGCAGGCAGTACCAGTCGACCTTCCGCCCACTGTTGCGGCAGATGGCGGAGCGGGGCCTGCCTTGCCTCTATCTCAGCAACGATGCCGACGATCCCCTGCTGGCGCTGCGCGACGACCCGGCGTATCCGCTGCTGCAGGTGCAGTTCATCGGCAGCGGCCACCTGGCCTGGGCGCGCATGCGCACGCTGCGGGCCCGCCTGGTCTGCATGACGACGCCGGGACTCGACGTCCTGCAACTGCGGCGCTCGCCCCACGTGCGGCACTACATGCACGTGGTGCACTCGCCCACCGACAAGTCGTTCAACCGGACCTACTCGTTCGACTTCTTCGACTCGGTGCTGATCAACGGGCCGCACCAGGAGCGCGTGCTGCGCGCGCTGGAACAGCTGCGCGGGCGCAAGGCGAAGGCGCTGTACAACGCGGGCTGCCTGTACTACGACAGCCTGTTGCCGAAGTACCAGGCGGCGCAACAGGCTGTCGACAGCGCGCGGGCCCAGGCGCCAGGGCGGCCGCTGCGCGTGCTGGTGGCGCCGACGTGGGGCAAGAACGGGCTGCTGGCGCGCTTCGGTGCCGCGCTGATCGCGCAGGCGGCGCGTGCGGACGTCGAGGTCGTCGTCCGGCCGCACCCCCAGTCGCGCGTGTCCGAGAGCGAGCTCCTGGAGCGGGTCCAGCGCGAGACGGCCGCGCTGCCCAACTGCAGCTGGGATGCCAGCCCCGATGCGGTGGCCGCGATGGCCGGCGCCGACATTCTCATCTCGGATATTTCCGGCATCGTGTTCGACTTCGCCTTCCTGACCGGGCGGCCGGTGCTGACGCTGGATTTCCCGATCGACAAGCGGGGCTTCGAGGCGATGGACCTGCCGTTCGAGCCATGGGAACTCGCCATCCTGGACCGCATCGGCCGGCGTATCGGCATGGATGACATGGCCGGGCTGGCCGACATCCTGGCACGGGAAGCCGCCGACGGGACGCGGGCGCAGCAGATCCGCCGCTTGCGCGACGAGTACGTCTGCAACTTCGGCTGCGCGAGCGCGGCGGCCGTCGACGAGATCGCGCGGCTGGCCGACCTGCGGCCGCACGTCAGTCAGGCCGCGGTGGTGGCGCCGCCGTTTGCCGCGGCCGTGCCGGCTGGCCGGTGA
- a CDS encoding YidC/Oxa1 family membrane protein insertase, whose amino-acid sequence MLEFFDYALIGPIRWALMSALELGYAVSGSHGISLLFLSVFFNLLLVPAYHWAEKLQRMERDVQRLMRPKLDEFKAVFKGQELHMMLRQLYKLHGYRPVYALRAVAPLMIQVPFFIAAYGLLTHYEPFRGASFLFLPDLAQPDGLLGGINLMPLLMTAVNLYALNLYARQLPRADWAQGVVVALVFLALLYESPSGLVLYWTFNNVLSVVKSLWYTRGLPRDTAAPSHFASLLAEIRDTWRSGRSARLVGSLGPSLKSSYALACASLFMLVLVALPIGFTSLEDNVDGLGGYTGFFLLVSLCAALLVGIVCAIWYRLVGRTWHAWSTYAAFTATLLALAFAFVHQPDAGMLDNFTFFTPKALAPSVSKLVLDICLVAVVGVLTWWIAIRHAAVMKHAMAIVLLASVLSAAISIVSLDRRIATNLAASQPDDVKLFRYSTTQPNVLLVFLDGAMSGYLPAILEDEPQLKAQLKGFKWYPNVISTGNRTINGLPSVFGGEDYTVGGINARSQGTLKEKVTDAYRVYIDNFHAKGYEVQYSDPFWYGLVRTGDCELFNAQYEKEGKARCIHSIGHGVKQRKLAVTADKKTDFFFGLAQQYAALTAFRIAPHSLKNAVYDDAKWLSMSFAWKKRMDKYLNNYFSLGSMPALSKVDAGKPTFNFITNETPRATFLLDDACLPDDAQNTALRRKAGRFADHETQKIYETHRCVLRGVGQFMDWMRKEGVADNTYVVFASDHGWVSDNPLLDGIKGQQVFSMYQSFLMVKDFNSNDDLQSDPTWIANYKVAGLICDKIGGCQDRATGKTIRYSPLVGPVTLYETPWQPAGQTLNNYVVDAMHQNNGPVGLQASWSMEAPPDRMLAERPASQLTSSR is encoded by the coding sequence ATGCTGGAATTTTTTGATTACGCGCTCATCGGGCCCATACGCTGGGCCCTGATGTCCGCGCTGGAACTGGGTTATGCGGTCAGCGGGAGCCATGGGATCTCCCTGCTGTTCCTCAGTGTCTTCTTCAACCTGCTGCTGGTGCCGGCCTACCACTGGGCCGAGAAGCTGCAGCGCATGGAACGGGACGTACAGCGCCTGATGCGGCCGAAGCTCGACGAGTTCAAGGCCGTGTTCAAGGGCCAGGAACTGCACATGATGCTGCGCCAGCTGTACAAGCTGCACGGCTATCGTCCGGTCTACGCCCTGCGCGCCGTGGCGCCGCTGATGATCCAGGTCCCGTTCTTCATTGCCGCGTATGGCCTGCTGACGCACTACGAGCCTTTCCGCGGTGCGTCGTTCCTGTTCCTGCCGGACCTGGCACAGCCGGACGGCCTGCTGGGCGGGATCAACCTGATGCCGCTGCTGATGACGGCCGTCAACCTGTATGCCCTGAACCTGTATGCACGCCAGCTGCCGCGGGCCGACTGGGCGCAAGGCGTCGTCGTGGCGCTGGTCTTCCTGGCGCTGCTGTACGAGTCGCCCAGCGGCCTGGTGTTGTACTGGACCTTCAACAACGTCCTGTCCGTCGTGAAGAGCCTGTGGTACACGCGCGGCCTGCCGCGCGATACGGCAGCGCCGTCGCATTTCGCTTCCCTGCTGGCGGAGATCCGCGACACCTGGCGCAGCGGACGCTCGGCCCGGCTGGTGGGCAGCCTGGGGCCGTCGCTGAAAAGCAGCTACGCGCTGGCGTGCGCCAGCCTGTTCATGCTCGTGCTGGTCGCGCTGCCGATCGGCTTCACCAGCCTGGAAGACAATGTCGACGGCCTGGGCGGCTATACCGGCTTCTTCCTGCTTGTCAGCCTGTGCGCGGCACTGCTGGTGGGTATCGTGTGCGCCATCTGGTACCGGCTGGTGGGCCGGACCTGGCATGCCTGGAGCACCTACGCCGCCTTCACCGCCACGCTGCTGGCATTGGCGTTCGCGTTTGTCCACCAGCCCGATGCGGGCATGCTGGACAACTTCACCTTCTTCACGCCGAAAGCACTGGCACCGAGCGTGTCCAAGCTGGTCCTCGATATCTGCCTGGTCGCCGTCGTCGGCGTGCTGACGTGGTGGATCGCGATCCGCCATGCCGCCGTGATGAAGCACGCGATGGCGATCGTGCTGCTGGCCAGCGTGCTCAGTGCCGCGATCAGCATCGTCTCGCTGGACCGGCGCATCGCCACCAATCTGGCCGCCTCGCAGCCCGACGACGTCAAGCTGTTCCGCTATTCGACGACCCAGCCGAACGTGCTGCTGGTGTTCCTGGACGGCGCCATGAGCGGCTACCTGCCGGCCATCCTGGAGGATGAGCCGCAACTGAAGGCGCAGCTGAAAGGCTTCAAGTGGTACCCCAACGTGATCTCCACCGGCAACCGGACCATCAACGGCCTGCCGTCCGTCTTCGGCGGCGAAGACTACACGGTGGGTGGCATCAATGCGCGGAGCCAGGGCACCCTGAAGGAGAAGGTAACGGACGCCTACCGGGTGTACATCGATAACTTCCACGCCAAGGGTTACGAGGTGCAGTACTCCGACCCGTTCTGGTATGGGCTCGTGCGCACCGGCGACTGCGAGCTGTTCAACGCGCAGTACGAGAAAGAGGGCAAGGCCCGCTGCATCCACTCGATCGGCCATGGCGTCAAACAGCGCAAGCTGGCGGTCACGGCGGACAAGAAGACCGACTTCTTCTTCGGCCTGGCGCAGCAGTACGCCGCGCTGACGGCATTCCGGATCGCGCCCCACTCGCTGAAGAACGCGGTCTACGACGACGCCAAGTGGCTGTCGATGTCGTTCGCGTGGAAGAAGCGCATGGACAAATACCTCAACAACTACTTCAGCCTGGGCTCGATGCCGGCATTGTCCAAGGTGGACGCAGGCAAGCCGACCTTCAACTTCATCACGAACGAGACGCCGCGCGCCACGTTCCTGCTCGATGACGCGTGCCTGCCGGACGATGCGCAAAACACGGCGCTGCGCCGCAAGGCGGGCCGCTTCGCCGACCATGAGACGCAGAAGATCTATGAGACCCACCGCTGCGTGCTGCGCGGCGTGGGCCAGTTCATGGACTGGATGCGCAAGGAGGGCGTTGCCGACAATACCTACGTGGTGTTCGCGTCGGACCATGGCTGGGTCTCCGACAATCCGCTGCTGGACGGTATCAAGGGCCAGCAAGTGTTCTCGATGTACCAGTCGTTCCTGATGGTGAAGGACTTCAACAGCAACGACGACCTGCAGAGCGACCCCACCTGGATCGCCAACTACAAGGTCGCGGGCCTGATCTGCGACAAGATCGGCGGTTGCCAGGATCGGGCGACGGGCAAGACCATCCGCTATTCGCCGCTGGTCGGACCGGTGACGCTGTATGAAACGCCATGGCAGCCGGCCGGCCAGACGCTGAACAACTACGTTGTCGATGCCATGCACCAGAACAATGGCCCGGTCGGCCTGCAGGCGAGCTGGAGCATGGAGGCCCCGCCCGACCGGATGCTGGCCGAACGGCCGGCCAGCCAGCTGACCAGTTCCCGTTAA
- a CDS encoding NADP-dependent malic enzyme, with amino-acid sequence MDSSSDKKEELRQQLRLAALEYHECPRPGKISVTPTKQLTNQRDLALAYSPGVAAPCEEIVIDPAAAYKYTARGNLVAVISNGTAVLGLGNIGALASKPVMEGKGVLFKKFAGIDVFDIEINEQDPDKLIDVIAALEPTFGGVNLEDIKAPECFYIERELRKRMKIPVFHDDQHGTAIIVGAAILNGIALVGKNIKECKLVVSGAGAAALACLDLIVDLGFPIENIYVTDLAGVVYKGRTELMDPDKERFARETSARTLGEVIADADIFLGLSAGGVLKQDMVRQMAAKPIILALANPNPEILPEDVKAVRDDAVICTGRSDYPNQVNNVLCFPYIFRGALDCGASTITREMEIAVVHAIAELAHAEQSDVVATTYGFTNLSFGPEYLIPMPFDPRLLIKIAPAVAKAAEESGVATRPIKNLEAYADSLQEFVYRSGTFMKPLFSVAKGTHPDLKRIVYAEGEEERVLRAVQVVVDERLARPILVGRPAVLEQRIEKFGLRLKLGIDFDVINPDYDDRYREYWTSYYELTNRRGVTEEYAKLEMRRRHTLIGAMMIKKGDADGMICGTFGTTQLHLHYIDQVLGKRPGANVYAAMNVLVLPERQLVMVDTHVNENPTAEQLAEITLMAAEEMRRFGLSPSVALLSHSNFGSSNSESAQKMRATLKLVQEQAPDLEIDGEMHGDTALDSKLRKKLMPNSRLERDANLLVAPNIDSANIAYNLVKTAAGNGIAIGPILLGCAAPVHILTPSATVRRIVNMTALCVVDVVAQRKG; translated from the coding sequence ATGGATTCGTCATCTGACAAGAAAGAGGAACTGCGTCAACAACTGCGTCTGGCGGCGCTGGAATACCATGAGTGCCCGCGCCCGGGCAAGATCAGCGTGACGCCGACCAAGCAGCTGACCAACCAGCGCGACCTGGCGCTGGCCTACTCGCCCGGCGTTGCCGCTCCCTGCGAAGAAATCGTCATCGACCCGGCCGCCGCCTACAAGTACACGGCGCGCGGCAACCTGGTGGCCGTCATCTCGAACGGTACCGCGGTGTTGGGTCTGGGCAATATCGGCGCGCTCGCGTCGAAGCCCGTCATGGAAGGCAAGGGCGTGCTGTTCAAGAAGTTCGCCGGCATCGACGTGTTCGACATCGAGATCAACGAACAGGACCCGGACAAGCTGATCGACGTGATCGCCGCGCTGGAACCCACGTTCGGCGGCGTCAACCTGGAAGACATCAAGGCGCCCGAGTGCTTCTACATCGAGCGCGAGCTGCGCAAGCGCATGAAGATTCCCGTCTTCCACGACGACCAGCACGGCACCGCCATCATCGTGGGCGCCGCCATCCTGAACGGCATCGCGCTGGTGGGCAAGAACATCAAGGAATGCAAGCTGGTCGTGTCGGGCGCGGGTGCCGCGGCGCTGGCCTGCCTGGACCTGATCGTCGACCTGGGCTTCCCGATCGAGAACATCTACGTGACCGACCTGGCCGGCGTGGTCTACAAGGGCCGTACCGAGCTGATGGACCCGGACAAGGAACGCTTCGCCCGCGAGACGTCCGCCCGCACGCTGGGCGAAGTGATCGCCGACGCCGACATCTTCCTGGGCCTGTCCGCCGGCGGCGTACTGAAGCAGGACATGGTGCGCCAGATGGCCGCCAAGCCGATCATCCTGGCGCTGGCCAACCCGAATCCGGAGATCCTGCCGGAGGATGTCAAGGCCGTGCGCGACGACGCCGTCATCTGCACGGGCCGTTCCGACTATCCGAACCAGGTCAACAACGTCCTCTGCTTCCCGTACATCTTCCGCGGCGCACTCGATTGCGGCGCCAGCACGATCACGCGCGAAATGGAAATCGCCGTCGTGCACGCGATCGCCGAACTGGCGCACGCGGAGCAGTCCGACGTCGTCGCCACGACGTATGGCTTCACCAACCTGTCGTTCGGCCCGGAATACCTGATCCCGATGCCGTTCGACCCGCGCCTGTTGATCAAGATCGCGCCAGCGGTGGCCAAGGCGGCCGAGGAATCGGGCGTCGCCACCCGTCCGATCAAGAACCTGGAAGCGTACGCCGACAGCCTGCAGGAATTCGTCTACCGCAGCGGCACCTTCATGAAGCCGCTGTTCTCCGTGGCGAAGGGCACGCACCCGGACCTGAAACGCATCGTCTATGCCGAGGGCGAGGAAGAGCGCGTGCTGCGCGCCGTGCAGGTCGTCGTCGACGAGCGCCTGGCGCGCCCGATCCTGGTGGGGCGCCCGGCCGTGCTGGAACAGCGCATCGAGAAGTTCGGCCTGCGCCTGAAGCTGGGCATCGACTTCGACGTCATCAATCCTGACTACGACGACCGCTACCGCGAGTACTGGACCTCGTACTACGAGCTGACCAACCGCCGCGGCGTGACGGAGGAGTACGCGAAGCTGGAAATGCGCCGTCGCCACACGCTGATCGGCGCCATGATGATCAAGAAGGGCGATGCCGACGGCATGATCTGCGGCACCTTCGGCACCACGCAGCTGCACCTGCACTACATCGACCAGGTGCTGGGCAAGCGCCCCGGCGCCAACGTGTATGCGGCGATGAACGTGCTGGTGCTGCCGGAGCGCCAGCTGGTCATGGTGGACACGCACGTCAACGAGAACCCGACCGCCGAACAACTGGCCGAGATCACGCTGATGGCGGCCGAGGAGATGCGCCGCTTCGGGCTGTCGCCGTCCGTCGCGCTGCTGTCGCACTCGAACTTCGGCTCCTCCAACAGCGAGTCGGCGCAGAAGATGCGTGCCACGCTGAAGCTGGTGCAGGAGCAGGCGCCGGACCTGGAAATCGACGGCGAAATGCACGGCGACACGGCGCTCGATTCGAAGCTGCGCAAGAAGCTGATGCCGAACTCGCGCCTGGAGCGCGATGCCAACCTGCTGGTGGCGCCGAACATCGACTCCGCCAACATCGCCTACAACCTCGTCAAGACGGCGGCCGGCAACGGCATCGCCATCGGCCCGATCCTCCTGGGCTGCGCGGCACCGGTGCACATCCTGACGCCATCCGCGACGGTGCGCCGCATCGTCAACATGACGGCGCTGTGCGTCGTCGACGTGGTGGCGCAGCGCAAGGGCTGA
- a CDS encoding DUF2214 family protein, with amino-acid sequence MTDLILAIAHHLAVFGIAAVLAGELALMRPAAMSPHTVRLLGRFDAAYGVLAIAVLAIGFGRVWFGAKGPDFYLPNHVFWTKVAAFAVVGLLSIKPTLRILAWQKALKADAAFVPPADEIAALRRRMLAEIHVFALIPILAAMMARGIGLG; translated from the coding sequence ATGACCGACCTCATCCTCGCCATCGCGCATCACCTGGCTGTTTTCGGCATCGCGGCCGTGCTGGCTGGCGAGCTGGCGCTGATGCGTCCCGCGGCGATGTCGCCGCACACGGTGCGGCTGCTGGGCCGCTTCGATGCGGCCTACGGCGTGCTGGCCATCGCCGTCCTGGCGATCGGCTTCGGGCGCGTCTGGTTCGGCGCCAAGGGGCCGGACTTCTATCTTCCCAATCACGTGTTCTGGACCAAGGTGGCCGCCTTTGCCGTCGTCGGCCTGCTGTCCATCAAGCCGACCTTGCGCATCCTGGCATGGCAGAAGGCGCTGAAGGCTGACGCCGCTTTCGTGCCGCCGGCCGACGAGATCGCCGCGCTGCGCCGGCGCATGCTGGCCGAAATCCACGTCTTCGCGCTGATTCCGATCCTTGCCGCGATGATGGCGCGAGGGATCGGGCTGGGTTGA
- a CDS encoding LysE family translocator yields MTNTYWLYIVMVIFTVSSPGPGVLMTLDNAIANGWRASLSGVIGLALGAAVMAGLTSAGIGLLIRSSQPLFLFLKYCGVAYLFYLAYITWNRDVRQIAQQAANGQRGDQAGRWARLLRGVLLQTSNPKSLLFFLSVLPQVVESTSSGRPLPLPVAIATYCVVLILIHAVYAALAARARTWLSQPKAARLLSRLSAAMFFAFGITMLSLKF; encoded by the coding sequence ATGACCAACACTTACTGGCTCTACATCGTCATGGTGATCTTCACCGTTTCCAGTCCCGGCCCGGGCGTGCTGATGACATTGGACAATGCCATCGCCAACGGCTGGCGCGCCTCGCTGTCCGGTGTCATCGGGCTGGCCCTGGGCGCGGCCGTGATGGCCGGCCTGACGTCGGCCGGGATCGGGCTGCTGATCCGGTCTTCGCAACCGCTGTTCCTGTTCCTCAAGTACTGTGGCGTGGCCTACCTGTTCTACCTTGCCTACATCACGTGGAACCGCGACGTGCGGCAGATCGCCCAGCAGGCGGCCAACGGCCAGCGTGGCGACCAGGCAGGGCGCTGGGCGCGCCTGCTGCGTGGCGTGCTGCTGCAGACCAGCAACCCGAAATCGCTGCTGTTCTTCCTGTCGGTGCTGCCCCAGGTTGTCGAGAGCACGTCATCCGGCCGGCCGCTGCCCTTGCCGGTGGCGATCGCAACCTATTGCGTCGTCCTGATCCTGATCCATGCCGTGTATGCCGCGCTTGCCGCCAGGGCCCGCACCTGGCTCAGCCAGCCCAAGGCGGCCAGGCTGCTGTCGCGCCTGAGCGCGGCCATGTTCTTCGCCTTCGGCATCACGATGCTGTCCCTGAAATTCTGA
- a CDS encoding phosphocholine cytidylyltransferase family protein produces the protein MTNNDIATAAADTHAIVLAAGLGTRLKENTKATPKCLVPVSARPILDRLLDNLVRLGIGRATIVVGYLDHAIREFAAHWVLANNAPIEVDFVLNERYAETGSLCSLELALRHLDGTRDERHLLLIEGDVVIDIELLARLLRQTAATGAAATLLAPYEPALNGTFATVAQGVVTGWLHESVRAPGFDLEGSFKTVNLTTVPRGHARHRLLAQASAVIAQRGPKAPLEYAMQNLVAEGLRIDAVPTDGLPWFEVDTPEDLAIANDLFPPLPAAA, from the coding sequence ATGACCAACAACGATATCGCCACGGCCGCCGCCGACACCCACGCCATCGTCCTCGCCGCGGGCCTGGGCACCCGCCTGAAGGAAAATACCAAAGCCACGCCGAAGTGCCTGGTTCCCGTCTCCGCACGGCCCATCCTCGACCGCTTGCTGGACAACCTGGTCCGGCTGGGCATCGGCCGCGCCACCATCGTGGTCGGCTACCTCGATCACGCGATCCGCGAATTTGCCGCCCACTGGGTGCTGGCCAACAATGCGCCGATCGAAGTGGACTTCGTCCTCAACGAGCGCTACGCGGAAACGGGTTCGCTGTGCTCGCTCGAGCTGGCGCTGCGGCACCTGGACGGCACGCGCGACGAACGGCACCTGCTGCTGATCGAAGGCGACGTCGTGATCGACATCGAGCTGCTGGCCCGGCTGCTGCGGCAGACGGCGGCCACGGGCGCGGCGGCGACCCTGTTGGCGCCCTACGAACCGGCCCTGAACGGCACGTTCGCCACGGTGGCGCAGGGTGTCGTGACTGGCTGGCTGCACGAAAGCGTGCGCGCGCCCGGCTTCGACCTGGAGGGCAGCTTCAAGACCGTCAACCTGACCACCGTCCCGCGCGGCCACGCCCGCCATCGACTGCTGGCCCAGGCCAGCGCCGTGATCGCGCAGCGCGGTCCCAAGGCACCGCTGGAGTATGCGATGCAGAACCTGGTGGCCGAGGGCCTGCGCATCGACGCCGTCCCGACCGACGGCCTGCCGTGGTTCGAGGTCGATACGCCGGAAGACCTGGCCATCGCCAACGATCTGTTCCCGCCACTGCCCGCAGCGGCCTGA
- the aepX gene encoding phosphoenolpyruvate mutase, giving the protein MLSSDQRRTQLKKLLNSKRCLRALEAHSPISALLAQHASFDLAPGKSVGYDAIWSSSLTDSTHKGLPDIEILSASNRLLNVQEIFEVCSLPMIFDGDTGGKPEHFALHIRALERAGVSAVVIEDKRGLKKNSLLGNDVVQHQDSIEEFSEKIRAGRASLRTDDFMIVARCESLILDQGMDDALQRCLAYVAAGAHGIMIHSRKKDGQEIIEFARLFRQVHPDVPLICVPTSYAHLKFEELENAGFNVVIYANHMLRSAYLAMKDVAEDILRNGRTLEVEPRCLGIDDILRLIPGTV; this is encoded by the coding sequence ATGCTCAGCTCAGACCAACGTCGGACGCAGTTGAAGAAATTACTGAACAGCAAGCGCTGCTTGCGCGCGCTCGAAGCGCACAGCCCGATTTCCGCGCTGCTTGCCCAGCACGCCTCGTTCGACCTCGCGCCGGGCAAATCGGTCGGCTATGACGCCATCTGGTCGAGTTCGTTGACGGATTCCACCCACAAGGGCTTGCCGGATATCGAGATTCTCAGCGCCAGCAACCGCCTGCTGAATGTGCAGGAAATCTTCGAGGTATGCTCGCTGCCGATGATTTTCGACGGCGATACCGGGGGCAAACCCGAGCATTTCGCATTGCACATCAGGGCGCTGGAACGTGCCGGTGTCTCGGCCGTGGTGATCGAGGACAAGCGCGGCTTGAAGAAGAATTCCCTGCTGGGCAATGACGTGGTCCAGCACCAGGATTCGATCGAGGAATTCAGCGAGAAAATCCGCGCCGGCCGCGCGAGCCTGCGTACCGACGACTTCATGATCGTTGCCCGTTGCGAAAGCCTGATCCTCGACCAGGGCATGGACGACGCCTTGCAGCGTTGCCTCGCCTACGTCGCCGCCGGCGCCCACGGCATCATGATCCACAGCCGCAAGAAGGACGGCCAGGAGATCATCGAATTCGCCCGGCTGTTCCGCCAGGTCCATCCGGACGTGCCGCTGATCTGCGTGCCGACCAGCTATGCCCACCTGAAGTTCGAGGAACTGGAGAACGCCGGCTTCAACGTCGTGATCTATGCCAACCACATGCTGCGCAGCGCCTACCTGGCGATGAAGGACGTGGCCGAGGACATCCTGCGCAACGGCCGCACGCTCGAGGTCGAGCCGCGCTGCCTGGGGATCGACGACATCCTGCGCCTGATTCCAGGCACGGTCTGA